A region of Scylla paramamosain isolate STU-SP2022 unplaced genomic scaffold, ASM3559412v1 Contig16, whole genome shotgun sequence DNA encodes the following proteins:
- the LOC135097265 gene encoding uncharacterized protein LOC135097265 isoform X1: protein MSQRASRRKPGRLARAAPHRGSAMCGSDCRNQHFGLSAHSFSNLVHQTVGERLHRPTGRHDVSATTQGVKPRGGRGAFMRHQLVSSPFRSAASTSGGGHGHLDMDDTGLGAKY, encoded by the exons ATGTCACAGAGAGCAAGTAGAAGAAAACCTGGGAGACTTGCAAGAGCCGCACCTCACCGGGGCTCTGCAATGTGTGGCAGCGACTGCAGGAATCAACACTTCGGTTTGTCAGCACACAGTTTCAGCAACCTTGTTCATCAGACTGTTGGTGAAAG ACTCCACAGACCGACTGGGAGACATGACGTCAGTGCCACCACGCAGGGAGTaaaaccaagaggaggaagaggagcattcATGAGACATCAGCTGGTCAGCAGTCCATTCAG GAGTGCAGCCTCTACAAGTGGTGGAGGGCATGGACACTTGGATATGGATGACACTGGTTTGGGTGCCAAATATTAA
- the LOC135097263 gene encoding uncharacterized protein LOC135097263, with amino-acid sequence MAKEIHLKYPEILHAAYPFFLSLKFVGAGGSLLDWSSFRGSIYLRTTCQQFLWMSSSARSVLDTNLLLRCLLYLLVGISTLSLLGQACVTLTLPLPIHLPLHYIWNLVEYMYSDPSLMCLVVYPENLEIQENSVTKDVQMNVIGWLMAAPQVNPEITGLKYSKMSALEKLCLELKAAVTIRKEQSCNKSSKYFVKKVYVEGNLLHCSQENSGTHDRLQDPQRIGRHKFNLG; translated from the exons atgGCCAAGGAAATCCATCTCAAATACCCAGAGATCCTCCATGCCGCttaccccttcttcctctccctcaagtTTGTGGGTGCTGGTGGCTCTCTCCTGGATTGGAGCAGTTTTCGTG GATCTATTTACCTGAGAACAACTTGTCAACAATTCCTGTGGATGTCGTCATCAGCAAGGTCAGTGTTAGATACCAACTTGCTGCTCAGGTGTCTGTTGTACCTGCTGGTTGGCATCTCCACTTTGTCTCTCCTG GGACAGGCTTGTGTCACCCTGACCTTACCTCTACCTATACATCTACCACTGCACTACATTTGGAATCTGGTTGAGTACATGTACTCAGACCCAAGCctgatgt GCTTGGTGGTGTATCCTGAAAATTTGGAGATCCAGGAGAACTCTGTCACCAAGGACGTGCAAATGAATGTCATTGGGTGGCTGATGGCAGCTCCTCAAGTGAAcccagag ATCACTGGGCTAAAGTACAGCAAGATGAGTGCCTTGGAGAAGCTGTGCCTTGAGTTGAAGGCTGCAGTCACCATCAGAAAAGAGCAAAGCTGCAACAAGTCATCCAAGTACTTTGTCAAGAAGGTTTATGTTGAAGGCAACCTCCTGCACTGCTCTCAGGAGAACAGTGGGACTCATGACCGCCTCCAAGACCCACAGAGGATTGGAAGGCATAAATTCAATCTTGGATAA